The following are from one region of the Corynebacterium hindlerae genome:
- a CDS encoding DUF5129 domain-containing protein — translation MSALSPAKIAGAALVAGLTLGTGAGLATFLSIDPPQRADYAISAPTQRGIANTQVHDPDNVLSDEDEARMLRDAERIEAPTTVQQLHYIVFARNKDNVNDSVENFLRDHHPDLIGDDHFADGTLFVGVGLNPRQAFVFAGEDVADVLDLRSGNHLDAAVNAIKPGVKDGNIPAGLFAGANEASDIAGLAEARYDNAVENRVGAGLGAGVGVGGVAAAVVGIGGAARRSREMKLAKARENLAFISKEYGSLGQRLDGIDIRANSLTSPLAHATMRDEWAEVRDRFLTMHSQVDSFGGLTASDEPKQILANADRINTAAETARQVGTAEQNIDTIFRIEHGDVDVRQVEATALRSDIVAAQAEVKNTNSGLYQSLSQARATADALVDEPAAPDFLERYTGLLKDYQAALAVLKAQQFSDAKEVEQLRAPKVYERDYRPGYGYSDFVPFWAMQSWHNNNVAAQQSSSSNTNTSFSSGFSGAGGSSSF, via the coding sequence ATGAGCGCATTATCACCGGCAAAGATTGCAGGGGCTGCCCTCGTCGCGGGACTCACACTAGGTACCGGCGCGGGCCTGGCCACGTTCCTATCCATCGACCCACCACAACGCGCTGACTACGCGATATCCGCTCCCACCCAGCGGGGGATAGCGAACACCCAAGTCCACGACCCTGACAATGTGCTGAGCGATGAAGACGAAGCGCGCATGCTGCGGGACGCCGAGCGCATCGAAGCACCCACCACGGTGCAACAACTCCACTACATCGTCTTCGCGCGCAACAAAGACAACGTCAATGACTCCGTCGAGAACTTCCTCCGTGACCACCACCCAGACCTCATCGGTGACGACCATTTCGCCGACGGCACCTTGTTTGTCGGGGTTGGGTTAAATCCGCGACAGGCGTTCGTTTTCGCAGGTGAAGACGTCGCTGATGTGCTCGATCTGCGGTCTGGCAACCACCTCGACGCGGCTGTCAACGCCATCAAGCCAGGAGTGAAGGACGGCAACATCCCTGCCGGGCTGTTCGCTGGGGCTAATGAAGCCTCCGACATTGCTGGCCTCGCCGAGGCTCGCTACGACAATGCTGTCGAGAACCGCGTCGGTGCTGGACTCGGTGCCGGGGTAGGGGTCGGTGGCGTCGCAGCTGCCGTCGTCGGTATCGGAGGGGCCGCACGTCGCAGCCGCGAAATGAAACTGGCCAAGGCCCGCGAAAACCTCGCCTTTATTTCAAAGGAGTACGGCTCCTTGGGGCAGCGCCTTGATGGCATCGACATCCGCGCCAATTCGCTCACCTCACCGCTCGCTCACGCCACGATGCGCGACGAATGGGCAGAGGTTCGCGATCGATTCCTGACCATGCACAGCCAAGTGGACAGCTTCGGCGGTCTCACTGCCTCCGACGAGCCGAAGCAGATCCTCGCCAACGCCGACCGAATCAACACCGCCGCCGAGACCGCACGGCAAGTAGGCACCGCGGAGCAGAACATCGATACAATTTTCCGCATCGAGCACGGCGACGTCGATGTTCGGCAGGTTGAGGCCACAGCCCTACGCTCCGACATTGTCGCAGCTCAAGCCGAGGTTAAGAATACCAACTCCGGGCTGTACCAGAGCCTAAGCCAAGCCCGCGCCACCGCTGACGCACTGGTAGATGAGCCCGCTGCCCCTGACTTCCTGGAGCGATACACCGGGCTGCTGAAGGATTACCAGGCAGCCCTCGCGGTACTAAAGGCTCAGCAGTTTAGCGATGCCAAAGAAGTGGAGCAGCTCCGAGCCCCCAAGGTCTACGAGCGTGACTACCGCCCGGGCTACGGCTACTCGGACTTCGTGCCGTTCTGGGCCATGCAAAGCTGGCACAACAACAACGTCGCTGCGCAGCAGTCCTCGTCGAGCAACACGAACACATCATTCAGCTCTGGGTTTTCCGGGGCAGGGGGCTCGTCTAGTTTCTAA
- a CDS encoding SDR family NAD(P)-dependent oxidoreductase yields the protein MSIDPADLRTCLRVLEEAGSLDPTSPDSVTLQRAVGKLFKEVKRQRRAAAKQRRRKADAAVLARTATANPQRIDDETAGILVRPAGSEPVVLERGAVATPHGWAGKLYRSQNCYVCKQPYTLVDSFHHQLCPDCAADNRARRDARVDLTGRRAVLTGGRAKIGMYIALKLLRDGADLTITTRFPRDAARRFAAVGDSADWLDRLHIVGIDLRNPVAVSEFAASVVAAGPLDILINNAAQTVRRSPGAYSGLVAAESAPLEGPACEVKVLSIGDTAALHPAALTGGTSTAHAQELALAALSGGAASLERIADGTAVDAGGLIPDLGSANSWSAVVGDVDALELLEVQLCNQTAPFILVNELRPALEAATARRKYIVNVSAMEGVFGRGYKGPGHPHTNMSKAALNMLTRTAAGELFEHGILMTAVDTGWITDERPHTVKERLAREGFHAPLDLVDGAARVYDPIVQGEHGVDLYGCFLKDYRPHPW from the coding sequence ATGAGTATCGACCCCGCTGATTTACGTACCTGCCTCCGCGTTCTTGAGGAAGCAGGCTCGTTGGATCCCACTTCCCCGGATTCTGTGACGCTGCAACGGGCTGTCGGAAAGCTTTTCAAGGAGGTCAAGCGCCAGCGGCGGGCGGCGGCCAAGCAGCGGCGTCGTAAAGCAGACGCTGCCGTGCTCGCGCGCACCGCCACCGCCAACCCGCAGCGTATCGACGACGAAACCGCCGGGATCCTCGTGCGCCCCGCGGGTTCCGAACCCGTCGTTCTCGAACGAGGAGCTGTCGCCACCCCACATGGTTGGGCCGGGAAGCTGTACCGATCGCAGAACTGCTATGTGTGCAAACAGCCGTACACGCTGGTCGATTCGTTTCATCACCAACTGTGCCCCGACTGCGCAGCGGACAACCGGGCCCGCAGAGACGCCCGGGTAGACCTCACAGGCCGGCGGGCGGTGCTCACCGGCGGGCGGGCGAAGATCGGGATGTATATTGCGCTCAAGCTGCTTCGCGACGGCGCCGACCTCACCATCACCACCCGTTTCCCGCGCGATGCGGCCCGTCGGTTCGCAGCGGTCGGTGACAGTGCAGACTGGCTGGACAGGCTCCACATCGTAGGCATTGACCTGCGAAACCCCGTCGCTGTGAGTGAGTTTGCGGCGTCGGTGGTCGCGGCGGGGCCTCTTGACATCCTCATTAACAATGCCGCGCAAACGGTGCGGCGCTCACCTGGCGCGTATTCCGGCTTGGTCGCAGCTGAATCCGCACCACTGGAAGGCCCGGCTTGCGAGGTCAAGGTGTTGTCCATAGGCGATACCGCCGCACTGCACCCGGCTGCCCTCACTGGCGGGACGAGCACCGCGCATGCCCAGGAGCTGGCGCTAGCGGCACTGTCAGGTGGCGCAGCGTCATTGGAGCGCATTGCCGACGGTACCGCTGTGGACGCCGGTGGCCTCATCCCAGATCTGGGTAGCGCCAACTCCTGGTCGGCCGTCGTTGGCGATGTGGATGCGCTTGAGCTGCTGGAGGTGCAGCTGTGCAACCAGACCGCCCCGTTCATCCTCGTGAACGAGCTGCGCCCCGCGCTGGAGGCCGCCACGGCCCGGCGAAAATACATCGTGAATGTGTCCGCGATGGAGGGAGTGTTCGGGCGGGGATACAAAGGCCCAGGACACCCGCACACCAACATGTCCAAAGCAGCGCTCAACATGCTCACGCGCACGGCAGCGGGGGAACTCTTTGAACACGGCATCCTCATGACGGCGGTGGATACCGGCTGGATCACCGACGAGCGCCCACACACCGTGAAAGAACGCCTCGCGCGGGAAGGATTTCACGCCCCACTTGATCTGGTAGATGGCGCCGCCCGCGTGTACGATCCGATCGTGCAAGGCGAACATGGCGTCGACCTCTACGGCTGCTTTCTAAAGGATTACCGCCCGCACCCGTGGTAG
- a CDS encoding GNAT family N-acetyltransferase — MIREAERSDIPHVARLMAEVFADDAAFRSYFQGCGPVNRAGDMAPIFERQLAVEFVPEGVVDLCFDGTTLVGAACWNLPNDDHWFHFPSYVAMYGGDAYRMLLRDARSMSYHPTEPHWYLYALAVSPAAQGKGVGSRLLRHGLERATGLVYLEATTPGSQRLYERFGFSVTRQIPTTDPQVTEMGMVLRR, encoded by the coding sequence ATGATTCGTGAAGCTGAGCGTTCGGATATTCCTCACGTTGCGCGGTTGATGGCAGAGGTATTCGCGGACGATGCGGCATTTCGGAGCTACTTTCAAGGATGTGGTCCGGTAAACCGCGCCGGAGACATGGCCCCTATCTTCGAGCGCCAGTTGGCAGTGGAGTTTGTTCCCGAGGGCGTCGTGGACCTGTGCTTCGATGGCACGACACTCGTTGGCGCCGCTTGCTGGAATCTCCCAAACGACGACCACTGGTTCCACTTCCCTAGCTACGTCGCGATGTATGGTGGCGACGCTTATCGCATGCTGCTTCGCGACGCCCGCTCCATGTCCTACCACCCCACCGAACCGCACTGGTATCTCTACGCACTGGCGGTCTCTCCCGCAGCTCAGGGCAAAGGTGTCGGTTCGAGGCTGCTCAGGCACGGATTAGAGCGCGCTACAGGGCTGGTCTACTTGGAAGCGACCACCCCGGGATCGCAGCGGCTCTATGAGAGGTTCGGTTTCTCTGTAACACGGCAAATCCCCACCACTGACCCGCAGGTCACAGAGATGGGGATGGTACTGCGTCGATAA
- a CDS encoding cupin domain-containing protein, translated as MADHGPNPYVLDIEKATTDNENFRDTLWTGKHLQMTVMSIPAGGEIGAEVHDDHDQFLRVEAGKGHVMIGADENNLDIDQVVEDDWAIFVPAGKWHNVVNEGDEPLKVYSIYAAPDHLPGTVHATKEDADNDPNEQH; from the coding sequence ATGGCTGACCACGGCCCCAACCCTTATGTCCTGGATATCGAAAAGGCAACCACGGATAACGAGAATTTCCGTGACACCCTCTGGACCGGCAAGCACCTGCAGATGACTGTCATGAGCATCCCTGCCGGTGGCGAGATTGGCGCTGAAGTCCACGATGATCACGACCAGTTCCTCCGCGTCGAGGCTGGTAAGGGTCATGTGATGATCGGCGCCGACGAAAACAACCTCGACATTGATCAGGTCGTGGAGGACGACTGGGCTATCTTTGTCCCGGCCGGCAAGTGGCACAACGTGGTCAACGAAGGCGACGAGCCACTGAAGGTCTACTCAATCTACGCCGCCCCGGATCACCTCCCAGGCACCGTCCACGCCACCAAGGAGGACGCGGACAACGATCCGAACGAGCAGCACTAG
- a CDS encoding HNH endonuclease signature motif containing protein yields MNTLEQVKQGFVDAIAAQRAAFDVLEHHAMDAEQLWQILDLTRELERLAQLTTLYALRELVNEREVFPRTAGGSNKLRHVGRFSRAELRNYLRIAEDVFEKPPFLGSPDTSPAAHPHTAQGMREGLFGVESAVEISKTMAALPDDITAEVRAHVEAMMAGFATELAPDDLRSAGQKILQGLAADSEPADDNRRKLRDATLSRQGADLMSSLYVTATPELHALLSRLFADYAGPGDLLPAGEKDHDDRFAGQRRHDALVAALKCALGPGGAMTPTRGCSTVVATMSIEQLAHAAGPVATDVGTLLPIPDLIRLGADKNAFLALLEEGTGNLIELGKFKRTADLHAYLGLVAAQGGDMTPGSNLPAAMCEIHHICAWRYGGRSTGDNLTLIGHATHRNTDDAQEDPDKWWTYCSKTGHLLWRPPKHIDPHRTPRINISPHTWFNPGQMMRLFGAAPPGTTCQHCAQAA; encoded by the coding sequence ATGAACACATTAGAGCAGGTCAAGCAAGGCTTCGTGGACGCGATAGCGGCGCAACGGGCAGCCTTTGACGTGCTCGAACATCATGCCATGGATGCTGAACAGTTGTGGCAGATTCTCGATCTTACGCGCGAACTAGAGCGACTCGCCCAACTTACTACCCTGTACGCCCTCCGGGAGCTAGTCAACGAACGCGAGGTTTTTCCGAGGACGGCAGGAGGGTCAAACAAACTCAGGCATGTCGGGAGGTTCTCCCGAGCCGAACTACGGAATTACCTACGCATCGCTGAGGACGTCTTTGAAAAGCCACCGTTTCTCGGTAGTCCCGACACCTCCCCGGCCGCGCACCCGCATACTGCACAAGGAATGCGTGAAGGGCTGTTCGGCGTCGAATCCGCTGTAGAAATATCCAAGACAATGGCGGCGTTGCCCGACGACATCACCGCCGAGGTCCGCGCCCATGTCGAAGCCATGATGGCAGGGTTCGCCACCGAGCTTGCTCCGGACGACCTCCGGTCGGCTGGCCAAAAAATCCTTCAAGGACTCGCCGCGGATTCTGAACCAGCCGACGACAACCGCCGCAAGCTTCGCGACGCCACACTGTCCCGCCAGGGCGCTGACCTGATGTCTAGCCTCTACGTCACTGCAACACCGGAGCTCCACGCCCTGCTGAGCAGGCTGTTCGCTGACTACGCTGGCCCCGGTGACCTGCTCCCGGCTGGAGAAAAAGACCACGATGACCGCTTCGCCGGGCAACGCCGTCACGACGCGCTTGTCGCAGCACTCAAATGCGCCCTGGGGCCGGGTGGAGCTATGACTCCCACCAGAGGATGCTCGACAGTCGTCGCCACCATGTCTATCGAACAGCTCGCCCACGCTGCAGGGCCCGTTGCGACAGACGTAGGCACTCTCCTGCCAATCCCCGACCTGATTAGGCTCGGAGCTGACAAAAACGCCTTTCTTGCCCTCCTAGAAGAAGGCACCGGCAACCTGATCGAACTCGGGAAATTCAAACGAACTGCAGACCTCCACGCCTACCTCGGACTCGTCGCAGCCCAGGGCGGAGACATGACGCCAGGCTCCAACCTGCCTGCGGCCATGTGCGAAATCCACCACATCTGCGCCTGGCGCTACGGCGGACGGTCAACCGGCGACAATCTCACCTTGATCGGTCACGCCACCCACCGAAACACCGACGATGCTCAGGAAGACCCCGACAAGTGGTGGACCTACTGTTCCAAAACAGGCCACCTGCTGTGGCGGCCCCCGAAACACATCGACCCGCACAGAACACCGCGCATCAATATCAGCCCCCACACCTGGTTTAACCCAGGACAGATGATGCGACTCTTCGGCGCGGCACCACCAGGAACTACCTGCCAGCACTGCGCCCAAGCAGCCTAG
- the meaB gene encoding methylmalonyl Co-A mutase-associated GTPase MeaB translates to MSSNFLEHSLGSLTTTAGTDVGMAVAPEAVKRARRRIDVDQLYEAVLAGDRTQMARAVTLLESTAPAHRVLAQELLVKLLPHSGNALRVGLTGVPGVGKSTTIESLGMKLIKEGHKVAVLAIDPSSTKTRGSILGDKTRMAKLSAEDNAFIRPSPSAGTLGGVAKATRESMVVFEAAGFDIIIVETVGVGQSEVAVSQMVDVFCFLALAGAGDQLQGIKKGVLEMAEIVAINKADGPNLKQAKRAARELAAAMRMVRPEDSLWHPPTITMSAVENEGLEEFWGHVQEHHKVMRESGQFEHRRREQQVGWMWSMVHETLLQRLNTNPDVVAARESVETQLRHGEITPTLAAEEILRAFDGATGD, encoded by the coding sequence ATGTCCAGCAACTTCCTCGAGCATTCTCTCGGTTCCCTCACCACGACCGCGGGCACGGACGTCGGCATGGCGGTTGCCCCGGAAGCAGTTAAGCGTGCCCGTCGGCGCATCGACGTAGACCAGCTGTATGAGGCTGTGCTGGCGGGGGATCGCACCCAGATGGCGCGGGCAGTGACCCTGCTGGAATCTACGGCCCCGGCACACCGCGTTTTGGCACAAGAGCTGCTGGTCAAGCTGCTGCCGCACTCCGGAAACGCACTCCGCGTCGGCCTCACCGGTGTTCCTGGTGTAGGTAAATCCACCACGATCGAGTCACTGGGAATGAAGCTGATCAAGGAGGGCCACAAGGTAGCGGTCTTAGCTATCGACCCCTCTTCCACAAAGACTCGTGGCTCCATCCTGGGTGATAAGACCCGGATGGCAAAGCTGTCCGCCGAGGACAATGCGTTCATTCGTCCATCGCCGTCCGCCGGCACCCTTGGAGGTGTGGCGAAGGCGACACGGGAATCTATGGTGGTGTTCGAGGCCGCGGGATTTGACATCATCATCGTGGAGACCGTTGGTGTGGGCCAGTCCGAGGTGGCGGTGTCTCAGATGGTGGATGTGTTCTGTTTCCTTGCGCTCGCGGGCGCGGGAGACCAGCTCCAGGGCATTAAGAAGGGCGTGCTGGAGATGGCTGAGATCGTGGCCATCAATAAGGCCGACGGGCCGAACCTGAAACAGGCGAAGCGAGCTGCCCGCGAGCTGGCGGCTGCGATGCGGATGGTGCGTCCCGAGGATTCCTTGTGGCACCCACCAACAATCACCATGTCAGCTGTGGAGAATGAAGGGCTCGAGGAGTTCTGGGGTCACGTTCAGGAGCACCACAAGGTGATGCGTGAGTCCGGTCAGTTTGAGCATCGTCGCCGGGAACAACAGGTGGGTTGGATGTGGTCGATGGTGCATGAGACCTTGTTGCAGCGTCTCAACACTAACCCGGATGTGGTGGCAGCCCGTGAATCCGTGGAAACGCAACTACGGCACGGCGAGATTACTCCTACGCTGGCTGCGGAGGAGATCTTGCGTGCCTTTGATGGAGCTACTGGCGACTAG
- the scpA gene encoding methylmalonyl-CoA mutase, producing the protein MTTIPNFAEVPRTSDAAAQTEPPADGQVWSTPEGIDVKRVYTRSDRDAAAAKGHPIDSFPGIAPFMRGPYPTMYTNQPWTIRQYAGFSTAAESNAFYRRNLAAGQKGLSVAFDLATHRGYDSDNERVVGDVGMAGVAIDSILDMRQLFEGIDLGNVSVSMTMNGAVLPILALYIVAAEEQGVTPEQLAGTIQNDILKEFMVRNTYIYPPKPSMRIISNIFEYTSLKMPRFNSISISGYHIQEAGATADLELAYTLADGIEYIRAGKEVGLDVDKFAPRLSFFWGISMYTFMEIAKLRAGRLLWSELVAKFDPKNPKSQSLRTHSQTSGWSLTAQDVFNNVSRTAIEAMAATQGHTQSLHTNALDEALALPTDFSARIARNTQLLLQQESGTTRPVDPWAGSYYIEWLTNELANRARKHIEEVEAAGGMAQATVEGIPKLRIEESAARTQARIDSGRQALIGVNKYIVEEDEQIEVLKVENSKVRAEQLEKLERLRAERDEHEVQRTLDALTAAAATEEREPGDLESNLLKLAVDAARAKATVGEISMALEKVFGRHEAEIKTLSGVYKDEVGKEGTVSNVAKAIAMADAFEKEEGRRPRIFIAKMGQDGHDRGQKVVASAYADLGMDVDVGPLFQTPAEAARSAVDADVHVVGVSSLAAGHLTLVPALKEELAKLGREDIMIIVGGVIPPGDFQELYDMGASAIYPPGTVIAESAIDMMTKLSANLGFDLNVDA; encoded by the coding sequence ATGACTACTATCCCGAATTTCGCTGAGGTGCCACGCACTTCCGACGCGGCTGCTCAGACTGAGCCCCCTGCTGATGGCCAGGTTTGGTCTACGCCGGAAGGCATTGACGTTAAGCGTGTGTACACCCGCTCCGACCGCGACGCGGCCGCTGCCAAGGGACACCCCATTGATTCCTTCCCTGGTATTGCGCCATTCATGCGTGGCCCATACCCAACCATGTACACCAACCAGCCATGGACGATTCGCCAGTACGCTGGTTTCTCCACTGCAGCCGAGTCCAACGCGTTCTACCGTCGCAACCTAGCGGCTGGTCAGAAGGGCCTGTCGGTCGCATTCGACCTGGCTACCCACCGCGGTTACGACTCTGACAACGAGCGTGTGGTCGGTGACGTCGGTATGGCCGGCGTGGCTATCGACTCCATCCTGGACATGCGCCAGCTGTTCGAAGGTATCGACCTCGGCAACGTGTCCGTGTCCATGACCATGAACGGCGCTGTGCTGCCGATCCTCGCGCTGTACATCGTGGCGGCCGAGGAACAGGGCGTGACCCCGGAGCAGCTTGCCGGAACCATTCAGAACGACATTCTGAAGGAGTTCATGGTTCGTAACACCTACATCTACCCGCCGAAGCCATCGATGCGGATCATCTCGAACATCTTCGAGTACACCTCGCTGAAGATGCCTCGCTTCAACTCCATCTCCATCTCCGGCTACCACATCCAGGAGGCGGGCGCTACCGCTGACCTCGAGCTCGCCTACACGCTTGCCGACGGCATCGAGTACATCCGCGCGGGTAAGGAAGTTGGCCTGGACGTGGATAAGTTCGCTCCGCGTCTGTCCTTCTTCTGGGGCATTTCCATGTACACCTTCATGGAGATCGCTAAGCTGCGCGCCGGCCGTCTACTGTGGAGCGAGCTGGTGGCTAAGTTCGACCCGAAGAACCCGAAGTCCCAGTCGCTGCGTACCCACTCCCAGACCTCTGGTTGGTCGCTGACCGCACAGGACGTCTTCAACAACGTCTCCCGTACTGCGATCGAGGCGATGGCCGCGACCCAGGGCCACACCCAGTCGCTGCACACCAACGCTCTGGATGAGGCACTGGCTCTGCCGACTGACTTCTCGGCTCGTATCGCTCGTAACACCCAGTTGTTGCTGCAGCAGGAGTCCGGCACCACCCGTCCAGTGGACCCATGGGCTGGTTCCTACTACATCGAATGGCTGACCAATGAGCTGGCTAACCGCGCACGTAAGCACATCGAAGAGGTTGAGGCTGCGGGTGGCATGGCACAGGCAACCGTCGAAGGTATTCCGAAGCTACGCATTGAGGAATCCGCTGCCCGTACCCAGGCTCGTATTGACTCTGGCCGCCAGGCCCTCATTGGTGTGAACAAGTACATCGTTGAGGAAGACGAGCAGATTGAAGTTCTCAAGGTGGAGAACTCCAAGGTGCGTGCGGAGCAGCTGGAGAAGCTGGAGCGCCTGCGTGCTGAGCGCGATGAGCACGAGGTGCAGCGCACCCTGGATGCCCTGACCGCCGCTGCTGCTACTGAGGAGCGCGAGCCGGGCGATCTGGAATCCAACCTGCTGAAGCTGGCCGTGGATGCCGCCCGCGCCAAGGCTACCGTTGGTGAGATCTCCATGGCTTTGGAGAAGGTCTTCGGCCGCCATGAGGCTGAGATCAAGACCCTGTCCGGCGTCTACAAGGACGAGGTCGGAAAGGAAGGCACCGTGTCTAACGTTGCCAAGGCCATCGCCATGGCCGACGCTTTCGAGAAGGAAGAGGGCCGTCGTCCCCGTATCTTCATCGCCAAGATGGGCCAGGATGGCCACGACCGTGGTCAGAAGGTCGTCGCATCCGCCTACGCTGACCTCGGCATGGACGTTGATGTTGGACCGCTATTCCAGACCCCTGCGGAGGCAGCTCGTAGCGCTGTCGACGCTGACGTCCACGTGGTGGGCGTGTCCTCCCTGGCAGCAGGCCACCTGACCTTGGTTCCTGCGCTGAAGGAGGAACTGGCCAAGCTGGGCCGCGAAGACATCATGATCATCGTTGGTGGTGTGATCCCACCGGGTGACTTCCAGGAGCTGTACGATATGGGCGCTTCTGCGATCTACCCACCGGGCACCGTCATCGCGGAGTCTGCGATCGACATGATGACAAAGCTGTCGGCCAACCTGGGCTTTGACCTGAACGTCGACGCCTAA
- a CDS encoding methylmalonyl-CoA mutase family protein, which translates to MTDVQSDAVNTSLPADFAETQQDWYKAVAKVFARVQKKDIADVPLDVWTRLIHTTYEGIDVNPLYTRADELAEVSAPGVFPYTRGDVTASGWGVTETFGGVASGTAGDAAATNKAILHALNNGSTVVVIDLTAGLSAADLPAVLKDVYLDLVEVRVLAGADVKAASDALKALAEEAGVAEKARFELSAAPLSAGFVGTESIALDDAVALAVENATFAGSIRTLLVDAVAFNNQGGTDAQEIGFALATGVEYVRALTEAGLSIEDALGQIAFRFAASDDQFAQIAKFRAARTLWARVAEVLGAPEAGLAPQHALTAPAMFSQRDPWVNMLRVTVAAFAAGVGGADDVEVLPFDHSISGGLPGTSRVFAARIARNTNLLLLEESHLGHVIDPAGGSYFVESLTQQLADKAWGEFTEVEGRGGLQAAADAVQDKLDASYERVRADIARRVKKVTGINEFPNLGEKPLPAELRVEPAGVRRWAAEFEALRNRSDAFLEANGKRPLIGMIPIGPLAKHNVRTGFTANLLASGGIETLNPGQLVAGTDEFAAAAKETDIVVVCGTDQEYAATGADVVKALREAGAGTILVAGAEKSFADAEVKPDGYVNMKIDAAQVLAELLTKLGA; encoded by the coding sequence GTGACTGATGTACAGTCTGACGCGGTAAACACCTCGCTTCCTGCTGACTTCGCTGAGACTCAGCAGGATTGGTACAAGGCAGTAGCGAAGGTGTTTGCTCGTGTGCAAAAGAAGGACATTGCTGATGTCCCACTCGATGTGTGGACGAGGTTGATCCACACCACCTACGAAGGCATCGACGTCAATCCGCTCTACACCCGCGCAGATGAGCTCGCTGAAGTTTCTGCGCCTGGTGTTTTTCCTTACACTCGGGGCGATGTCACTGCTTCGGGCTGGGGAGTCACCGAAACTTTCGGTGGCGTGGCTTCCGGCACCGCAGGTGATGCGGCCGCAACCAATAAGGCGATTCTGCACGCCCTGAATAATGGCTCCACCGTTGTGGTCATTGACCTCACCGCGGGCCTGAGCGCTGCGGATCTTCCTGCTGTGTTGAAGGACGTATACCTGGATCTGGTTGAGGTCCGCGTGCTCGCTGGCGCCGACGTCAAAGCTGCCAGCGATGCTCTCAAGGCACTGGCTGAGGAGGCTGGTGTCGCGGAAAAGGCACGTTTTGAACTGTCCGCAGCTCCACTTTCGGCCGGTTTCGTGGGCACCGAGTCCATCGCTCTTGACGACGCCGTTGCACTGGCCGTCGAAAATGCCACCTTCGCTGGCAGCATCCGCACGCTGCTTGTCGACGCCGTGGCCTTCAATAACCAGGGCGGGACGGATGCCCAGGAGATTGGTTTCGCTCTGGCAACCGGTGTTGAGTACGTCCGCGCGCTGACCGAAGCCGGTCTGAGCATCGAGGATGCGCTGGGCCAGATCGCGTTCCGCTTCGCCGCTAGCGATGATCAATTCGCGCAGATCGCTAAGTTCCGCGCTGCCCGGACCCTCTGGGCCCGCGTTGCAGAGGTTCTGGGAGCTCCTGAGGCTGGTTTGGCACCACAGCACGCGCTGACTGCTCCAGCGATGTTCTCCCAGCGTGATCCATGGGTGAACATGCTCCGCGTGACCGTCGCAGCGTTCGCTGCTGGTGTTGGTGGGGCTGACGATGTCGAGGTCCTGCCGTTCGACCACTCCATCTCAGGTGGTCTGCCGGGAACCTCTCGTGTGTTCGCTGCTCGCATTGCCCGCAACACTAACCTGTTGCTGTTGGAAGAGTCCCACCTCGGTCACGTGATTGACCCTGCTGGTGGCTCCTACTTCGTCGAGTCCCTGACCCAGCAGCTGGCTGATAAGGCATGGGGCGAGTTCACCGAGGTTGAGGGCAGGGGTGGCCTGCAAGCTGCTGCCGACGCAGTTCAGGACAAGCTAGATGCTTCTTACGAGCGGGTGCGCGCCGACATCGCCCGCCGCGTGAAGAAGGTCACGGGCATTAACGAGTTCCCGAACCTGGGCGAGAAGCCACTGCCTGCCGAGCTGCGCGTCGAACCAGCCGGTGTGCGCCGGTGGGCTGCCGAGTTTGAGGCGCTGCGTAACCGCTCCGACGCCTTCCTGGAAGCCAATGGCAAGCGTCCGCTGATCGGCATGATTCCGATTGGTCCGCTGGCCAAGCACAATGTGCGCACCGGTTTCACCGCGAACTTGCTCGCGTCCGGTGGTATCGAAACTTTGAACCCAGGTCAGCTTGTCGCTGGCACTGACGAGTTTGCGGCTGCTGCGAAGGAAACCGACATCGTGGTGGTGTGTGGCACTGACCAGGAGTATGCGGCTACGGGTGCGGACGTCGTTAAGGCGCTGCGTGAGGCCGGTGCTGGCACTATCTTGGTCGCTGGCGCGGAGAAGTCCTTCGCGGACGCTGAGGTTAAGCCGGACGGCTACGTCAACATGAAGATCGATGCAGCCCAGGTTCTGGCTGAGCTGCTGACCAAGCTGGGAGCGTAA